One stretch of Nocardioides perillae DNA includes these proteins:
- a CDS encoding ATP-dependent helicase, translated as MTTTDDFNDPVLSAEQQAAVDSNARALVVVASAGSGKTEVVARRIQRLLLADPESSGRVLALTYTVKAADELRARLDSRLGALARRVDSETIHGFAHNLLRTHGTRIGLPLEPELLARDEDRVELFRSWLRDHGEAEPEDLKGRLAGFDLARAKGERVAGLNDWLQALEDNGALDYPALLARATELLTVASARRQTRRLYTSVVVDEAQNLTRAQYDLLIELASDEGKIAVPMMLVGDDKQSIVSFAGADPRLIRAFTEAFAAERHELHTNFRSATALAAASSKVAAALGHPAGEEAAFAAPGMIAVEAFATEADEGERVAAWVAGLLERGLPQEALGDDENHLLRAEEIAVLSRSAAGLRLVASALTARDIPFALSSTPNEWLTTMAGRIVLETVSLKAAPDHHSTYWEIGRLLGVDLAEESASAVRHAILGSEDKLIRATAGVVDLTDVSELVPFLQAVQVQTGLADAEAANWQTDVLQFATSWAQFDRLTGRSELTWANFKLHCSRAQRGDDLASGVRLLTVHKSQGREYAAVGVVGLNDGQFPDFRATTESALRDELRTFYVAITRPRRVLLLTRAKVRDTRYGPRATQPSRFLSLVTP; from the coding sequence ATGACCACGACTGACGACTTCAACGATCCGGTCCTGAGTGCTGAGCAACAGGCGGCCGTCGACAGCAACGCGCGTGCGCTCGTGGTCGTAGCGAGCGCGGGTAGCGGCAAGACAGAAGTGGTCGCTCGGCGCATCCAACGTCTACTCCTGGCCGACCCCGAAAGCAGTGGCCGCGTGCTCGCCTTGACCTACACGGTGAAGGCGGCCGACGAGCTTCGCGCGAGGCTCGATAGCCGGCTGGGTGCTCTCGCACGTCGGGTCGACAGCGAGACCATCCACGGGTTCGCCCACAACCTCCTACGCACTCATGGCACTCGAATTGGCCTTCCGCTGGAGCCGGAGCTGCTGGCTCGAGATGAGGACCGCGTGGAGCTCTTTCGCTCCTGGCTGCGCGACCACGGCGAGGCTGAGCCCGAGGACCTCAAGGGCCGCCTAGCGGGCTTTGACTTGGCCCGTGCTAAAGGGGAGCGTGTTGCGGGCCTCAACGATTGGCTCCAGGCACTCGAAGACAACGGGGCTCTGGATTATCCGGCGCTCCTCGCGAGGGCCACCGAGTTGTTGACTGTCGCCTCGGCGCGTCGCCAGACTCGGCGCCTCTACACCTCCGTCGTCGTCGATGAGGCCCAGAACCTGACGAGGGCGCAGTACGACCTACTCATTGAGCTGGCGTCGGACGAAGGAAAGATCGCCGTCCCGATGATGCTCGTCGGTGATGACAAGCAATCGATCGTAAGTTTCGCTGGAGCAGACCCGCGCCTCATCAGAGCCTTCACCGAAGCCTTTGCTGCCGAGCGTCACGAACTCCACACCAACTTCCGATCTGCAACCGCGCTCGCCGCCGCATCAAGCAAGGTAGCGGCTGCGCTGGGCCACCCTGCTGGTGAGGAGGCGGCATTCGCGGCTCCCGGCATGATCGCTGTCGAGGCGTTCGCAACAGAAGCGGACGAGGGCGAGAGAGTTGCCGCTTGGGTCGCAGGATTGTTGGAGCGCGGGCTACCTCAGGAGGCGCTCGGCGACGACGAGAATCACTTGCTTCGTGCGGAAGAGATCGCGGTACTGTCCAGGTCAGCCGCCGGTCTTCGCCTTGTAGCGTCCGCGCTGACTGCTCGTGACATTCCGTTCGCGCTGTCCAGCACGCCGAATGAGTGGCTCACGACTATGGCCGGCCGGATAGTTCTTGAGACGGTATCCCTGAAGGCTGCGCCCGATCACCACTCGACCTACTGGGAGATAGGCAGGCTCCTTGGTGTGGATCTTGCAGAAGAGTCGGCGAGCGCCGTGCGACACGCGATCCTCGGATCGGAGGACAAGCTGATTCGTGCGACGGCAGGCGTGGTCGACCTTACCGACGTTTCGGAACTAGTCCCTTTCCTGCAGGCGGTGCAGGTACAGACGGGGCTGGCCGACGCAGAGGCGGCGAATTGGCAGACTGATGTGCTGCAGTTCGCGACAAGCTGGGCCCAGTTTGACAGGCTGACCGGACGGTCAGAGCTCACGTGGGCGAACTTCAAGCTGCATTGCTCCCGCGCGCAGCGTGGGGACGACCTTGCGTCCGGCGTGCGCTTGCTCACCGTTCACAAGTCCCAAGGACGCGAGTATGCCGCCGTTGGGGTCGTTGGCCTCAACGACGGTCAGTTTCCAGACTTCAGAGCGACGACGGAGTCGGCATTGCGGGACGAGCTGCGAACCTTCTACGTCGCCATTACGCGCCCACGTAGAGTCCTCTTGCTCACGCGGGCGAAGGTGCGAGACACCAGGTACGGTCCGAGAGCCACGCAGCCGTCGAGATTCCTCTCGCTCGTGACGCCTTAG
- a CDS encoding type III restriction-modification system endonuclease, translating into MKLQFKVQQYQTEAVDAVVDVFTGQPYADGVKYRIDPGKDAAATLLEDAGLRNAEIALTPPQLLTNVHRVQQTRGLELSKDLRDPVKKSAAPLNLDVEMETGTGKTYVYIKTIMELHKRYGWSKYIVVVPSIAIREGVKKSFDITAEHFQQMYGTKPRTFVYNSSRLHELERFSSDAGVQVMIINIQAFNATGKDARRIYEVLDDFQSRRPIDVIAANRPILIIDEPQKIEGDAKKPSKSLEALGLFNALFALRYSATHKIERTKVHRLDAVDAYNQKLVKKIAVRGITVKHLAGSTAYLYVDGLEIGKGADFPKARVELEVQTATGIKRQVKRLSQGMNLHDISGGIEAYKGLFIRDVDANRDIIELSNGDIIGAGEVTEDVAEDQKRRIQIREVIRAHLDKERELFAQGIKALSLFFVDEVAKYRDYDREDGLGEYARVFEEEYEAVLHDYLGQLDFDEAAERYRKHVEAIPVRSTHEGYFSIDKKTGRSIDGKIAARGDFAGQSDDVDAYDLILKDKERLLSFEEPVRFIWSHSALREGWDNPNVFVMGMLKKSDNTTTRRQEIGRGLRLSVDQHGERMDNPVTVHDINELTVVTDESYTDFVTALQREIIESLSTRPRKASVDYFTGKQIKFGDGSTSVMEKALAQALYNHLIRHDYIDDDGFVTQTYKDARAHGTLAAPTAEALKPVIDFVWPLVDALYLDVPKPTDGRKPKKIPFNEANFKKREFQELWGRINHKAVYQVEFDSNELIRNCIRVLDTSLNVTVMQYLVEAGKQVVGLEVEQLEAGTGFKVSETKVEHSAVSAGSTVKYDLLGEIAEKTQLTRRTCAAILTGINPGTFAKFKQNPEQFITEGARLINEQKATVIVEHLTYDPLDNRYDSSIFTENQTAQDLSKAGEKLKKSVYEYVVTDSKVERSFVEKLDVSDEVVVYSKLPRGFFIPTPVGDYNPDWAIAFRDDTTKIKHVYFVAETKGSMSTLQLKGVENAKIECAKKFFASLNTRSENHGVEYDVVDTYDSLLQLVAG; encoded by the coding sequence ATGAAGCTCCAGTTCAAGGTCCAGCAATACCAGACCGAGGCTGTCGACGCCGTGGTCGACGTCTTCACTGGCCAGCCCTACGCCGACGGGGTGAAGTACCGCATTGACCCCGGCAAGGACGCGGCCGCGACCCTGCTGGAGGACGCGGGTCTGCGCAACGCGGAGATCGCGCTCACGCCGCCGCAGCTCCTGACGAACGTCCACCGGGTGCAGCAGACGCGGGGGCTGGAGCTGTCCAAGGACCTCAGGGACCCGGTCAAGAAGTCCGCAGCACCGCTCAATCTCGACGTGGAGATGGAGACCGGCACCGGGAAGACCTACGTCTACATCAAGACCATCATGGAACTGCACAAGCGGTATGGGTGGTCGAAGTACATCGTCGTTGTGCCGTCGATCGCGATCCGTGAGGGCGTGAAGAAGTCGTTCGACATCACCGCCGAGCACTTCCAGCAGATGTACGGGACCAAGCCACGCACGTTCGTCTACAACTCCTCGCGGCTCCACGAGCTGGAGCGGTTCTCCTCCGACGCGGGCGTGCAGGTGATGATCATCAACATCCAGGCGTTCAACGCCACCGGCAAGGACGCGCGCCGCATCTACGAGGTGCTCGACGACTTCCAGTCGCGCAGGCCGATCGACGTGATCGCAGCGAACCGGCCGATTCTGATCATCGACGAGCCGCAGAAGATCGAGGGTGACGCGAAGAAGCCCTCGAAGTCCCTGGAGGCACTCGGGCTGTTCAACGCCCTGTTCGCGCTGCGCTACTCGGCGACCCACAAGATTGAGCGCACCAAGGTACACCGCCTCGATGCGGTCGATGCCTACAACCAGAAGCTGGTGAAGAAGATCGCCGTGCGGGGCATCACCGTGAAGCATCTGGCCGGCAGCACGGCGTACCTCTATGTGGACGGGCTGGAGATCGGCAAGGGCGCGGACTTCCCCAAGGCGCGAGTCGAGTTGGAGGTGCAGACCGCCACCGGCATCAAGCGACAGGTCAAGCGGCTGAGCCAGGGCATGAACCTGCACGACATCTCCGGCGGCATCGAGGCATACAAGGGCCTGTTCATCCGGGATGTCGACGCGAACCGCGACATCATCGAGCTCAGCAACGGCGACATCATCGGTGCCGGCGAGGTCACCGAAGACGTGGCCGAAGACCAGAAACGGCGCATCCAGATCCGCGAGGTCATCCGAGCCCACCTGGACAAGGAGCGCGAGCTGTTCGCGCAGGGCATCAAGGCGCTCTCACTGTTCTTCGTAGACGAGGTCGCCAAGTATCGCGACTACGACCGCGAAGACGGCCTCGGCGAGTACGCGCGGGTTTTCGAGGAGGAGTACGAAGCGGTCCTCCACGACTATCTCGGCCAGCTCGACTTCGACGAGGCCGCCGAGCGCTACCGCAAACACGTCGAGGCGATCCCTGTGCGCTCGACCCACGAGGGCTACTTCTCGATCGACAAGAAGACCGGCCGATCGATCGACGGCAAGATCGCCGCGCGCGGCGACTTCGCAGGCCAATCCGACGACGTCGACGCCTACGACCTGATCCTCAAGGACAAGGAGCGGCTGCTCTCCTTCGAGGAACCCGTGCGGTTCATCTGGTCTCACTCGGCTCTGCGGGAGGGCTGGGACAACCCCAACGTATTCGTCATGGGCATGCTCAAGAAGAGCGACAACACCACGACGCGGCGCCAGGAGATCGGCCGCGGACTGCGGCTGTCAGTGGACCAGCACGGCGAACGGATGGACAACCCCGTCACCGTCCACGACATCAACGAGCTGACCGTCGTCACCGACGAGTCCTACACCGACTTCGTCACCGCCCTGCAGAGGGAGATCATCGAGTCCCTGTCAACGCGCCCGCGCAAGGCGAGCGTCGACTACTTCACCGGCAAGCAGATCAAGTTTGGCGACGGCTCCACGAGCGTCATGGAGAAGGCGCTCGCACAAGCGCTCTACAACCACCTCATCCGCCACGACTACATCGACGACGACGGCTTCGTCACCCAGACCTACAAGGACGCCCGCGCCCACGGCACCCTCGCCGCACCCACCGCGGAGGCGCTCAAGCCGGTCATCGACTTCGTGTGGCCGCTCGTCGACGCTCTCTATCTCGACGTGCCCAAGCCCACCGACGGCCGCAAGCCGAAGAAGATCCCGTTCAACGAGGCTAACTTCAAGAAGCGTGAATTCCAGGAGTTGTGGGGCCGCATCAACCACAAGGCCGTCTACCAGGTCGAGTTCGACTCCAACGAGCTCATCCGCAACTGCATCCGCGTGCTCGACACCTCTCTGAACGTCACGGTCATGCAGTACCTCGTAGAGGCCGGCAAGCAGGTCGTCGGACTCGAAGTCGAACAACTCGAAGCAGGCACCGGCTTCAAGGTTTCGGAGACGAAGGTCGAGCACTCGGCTGTGTCTGCGGGCTCGACCGTGAAGTACGACCTGCTCGGCGAGATCGCCGAGAAGACGCAGCTCACGCGGCGCACCTGCGCGGCGATCCTCACCGGCATCAACCCGGGCACGTTCGCGAAGTTCAAGCAGAACCCCGAGCAGTTCATCACCGAAGGCGCCCGGCTCATCAACGAGCAGAAGGCCACCGTGATCGTCGAGCATCTGACCTACGACCCGCTCGACAACCGTTATGACTCCTCGATCTTCACCGAGAACCAAACCGCCCAAGACCTGTCGAAGGCAGGCGAGAAGCTCAAGAAGAGCGTCTACGAGTACGTCGTCACCGACTCCAAGGTCGAGCGGTCCTTCGTCGAGAAGCTCGACGTCAGCGACGAGGTAGTCGTCTACTCCAAGCTCCCGCGCGGGTTCTTCATCCCGACCCCGGTCGGCGACTACAACCCCGACTGGGCCATCGCCTTCCGCGACGACACCACTAAGATCAAGCACGTCTACTTCGTCGCCGAGACCAAGGGCTCCATGTCGACCCTCCAACTCAAGGGGGTTGAGAACGCCAAGATCGAGTGCGCGAAGAAGTTCTTTGCCTCCCTCAACACCAGGTCCGAGAACCATGGAGTGGAGTACGACGTCGTCGACACGTACGACTCTCTGCTTCAGCTCGTGGCCGGGTAG
- a CDS encoding site-specific DNA-methyltransferase, producing MEKRTLHSPNVTTRNIERIAEVFPQVMTESRDAEGNVTLAVDLDLLRQELSDHVVEGPQERYQLDWPGKRAAAFAANAPIAKTLRPVRQESVDFDTTKNLFIEGDNLDALKLLQESYLGKVKLIYIDPPYNTGNDFVYEDNFAETTAEHLRSSAVLDDEGNRLRTKVNSEASGRFHSDWLSMMYPRLKLARSLLADDGVVIVAIDDHEHANLRSLLDQVLGSENFIANVTWQGTGKNDARYTAGGVDYMLIYAKNESLLRSLDTRWKEPKPGIDEVEAVARRAWQESDGDPAKATTIFRNGVRAIKADLEPAVFRYDQIDDEGRVFQATDITSPNPRPNLMYELTHPKTGRAVRTPANGWRYSRETMDELIAQGRVLFGPDETTSPRIKRFLAEQGDRVPYPTFTQSRMPGTKKLDGLLQADVFDFPKDTAVLARWFGAITRDNPDAVILDFFAGSGSTGHAVMDLNAADGGHRRYILVQLDEPVDHPHYETIAGIARERLRRAGAQVKQAGLLNSALDIGFRSLHVATTNMADTLATADDLEQYTLTEAVRSVKPDRTDEDLLFQVLLDWGLDLAEPIAVEDLGSRRVLSVAEGALIACFADEMTDDVVKEIAGRRPLRAVFLDAGFASDAARINAEQIFREVSPETEVRTI from the coding sequence ATGGAGAAGCGCACGCTGCACTCGCCCAACGTCACAACGCGCAACATCGAACGGATCGCCGAGGTGTTCCCGCAGGTCATGACCGAGTCGAGGGACGCGGAGGGCAACGTGACGCTCGCCGTTGACCTTGACCTCCTTCGCCAGGAACTCTCCGACCACGTGGTAGAAGGACCTCAGGAGCGGTACCAGCTCGACTGGCCTGGCAAGCGGGCTGCTGCCTTCGCTGCCAACGCGCCCATCGCGAAGACTCTGCGTCCCGTGCGGCAGGAGTCAGTCGACTTCGACACCACCAAGAACCTCTTCATCGAGGGGGACAACCTCGACGCCCTCAAGCTGCTCCAGGAGTCGTACCTCGGCAAGGTCAAGCTGATCTACATCGACCCGCCTTACAACACGGGGAACGACTTCGTCTACGAGGATAACTTCGCTGAGACCACGGCGGAGCATCTCCGCAGCTCCGCCGTCCTCGATGACGAGGGCAACCGGCTGAGAACAAAGGTCAACTCGGAGGCAAGTGGCCGCTTCCACTCAGACTGGCTCAGCATGATGTACCCCCGGCTGAAGCTTGCGCGCAGCCTCCTGGCCGACGACGGGGTCGTGATCGTCGCCATCGACGACCACGAACATGCGAACCTGCGATCACTCCTCGACCAGGTTCTCGGGTCGGAGAACTTCATCGCCAATGTGACGTGGCAGGGCACCGGGAAGAACGACGCGCGCTACACGGCGGGCGGCGTGGACTACATGCTCATCTACGCGAAGAACGAGAGTCTGCTTCGTTCTCTCGACACTCGATGGAAGGAACCCAAGCCCGGGATCGACGAAGTCGAAGCGGTCGCTCGCCGCGCGTGGCAGGAGTCGGATGGAGACCCCGCGAAGGCAACCACGATCTTTCGCAATGGAGTCAGGGCGATCAAGGCTGACTTGGAGCCAGCCGTGTTCCGGTACGACCAGATCGACGACGAAGGTCGAGTCTTCCAAGCGACCGACATCACGAGCCCGAACCCGCGTCCCAACCTGATGTACGAGTTGACGCATCCGAAGACGGGAAGGGCAGTTCGGACGCCGGCAAATGGTTGGCGCTACTCGCGGGAGACGATGGACGAACTGATCGCTCAGGGCCGAGTTCTCTTCGGACCTGATGAGACAACCTCGCCACGTATCAAGAGGTTCCTAGCGGAGCAGGGCGACCGCGTGCCGTATCCGACCTTCACGCAGTCACGCATGCCGGGCACCAAGAAACTCGATGGCTTGCTCCAGGCCGATGTCTTCGACTTCCCGAAGGACACCGCCGTGCTGGCACGTTGGTTCGGCGCGATCACCCGAGACAACCCGGACGCGGTCATCCTCGACTTCTTCGCCGGCTCTGGTTCGACTGGACACGCTGTCATGGACCTCAATGCAGCAGATGGCGGACATCGCCGATACATCCTCGTTCAGCTTGACGAGCCGGTCGATCATCCGCACTACGAAACCATCGCGGGCATCGCCCGTGAGCGCCTGCGTCGAGCCGGTGCGCAGGTCAAGCAGGCAGGGCTCCTCAACTCCGCCCTAGACATCGGTTTCCGCTCGCTGCACGTCGCAACCACCAACATGGCTGACACGCTCGCGACGGCAGACGACCTTGAGCAGTACACGCTTACCGAGGCAGTCCGTAGCGTGAAGCCGGATCGCACCGACGAAGACCTGCTCTTCCAAGTGCTGCTTGACTGGGGGCTCGACCTCGCCGAGCCGATCGCGGTCGAGGATCTAGGCTCCCGACGGGTTCTCTCGGTCGCCGAAGGTGCTCTGATTGCGTGCTTCGCGGACGAGATGACCGACGACGTCGTGAAGGAGATCGCCGGCCGCCGCCCACTGCGCGCCGTGTTCCTCGACGCGGGCTTCGCGAGCGATGCGGCGCGCATCAATGCGGAGCAGATCTTCCGAGAGGTGTCGCCCGAGACCGAGGTAAGGACCATCTGA
- a CDS encoding DNA methyltransferase encodes MDKLKMHSPDLTQRNIDQIAELFPTVITESLDADGNPVRAVDFDALRQELSDHIVEGPQERYQLDWPGKRAAAFAANAPIAKTLRPVREESVDFDTTKNLFIEGDNLDALKLLQESYLGKVKLIYIDPPYNTGSDFVYEDDFGATTHDYLVGSGQVGTDGTRFVANTEANGRLHSDWLSMILPRLKLARTMLAPDGVIFISIDDHEVGSLRKVADEVFGERNFVASVIWQKRTSPEARKRLAAGHEYVMVYARDASLIEKALSPLPLDDSDRAAFSNPDNDPRGPWVSSDFTAPGYRPNQMYAITTPSGTVVNPPPGRCWMNLEDEYKKQVAEGRFWFGPDGTGIPRRKTYLAERNGKSAWTWWPNSEVGHTQEGTREVRALFDRNGETFFDFPKPVRLIERVVQLATRKNAEDIVVDFFAGSGTTAHAVMRANAADGGNRRFLLVQIPDDLDASSAAAKAGYHSIADISRDRVRRAGSVVADQAGDGATALDVGYRSLRIDTTNMAEVDAAADDLAQTSLLGAIDSVKPDRTDEDLLFQVLLDWGLDLSLPIKRERERERERDLPRRGRCAGRVLQRGGVR; translated from the coding sequence GTGGACAAGCTGAAGATGCACTCGCCAGACCTCACCCAGCGCAACATCGACCAGATCGCCGAACTGTTCCCCACGGTCATCACCGAGTCCCTCGACGCCGACGGCAACCCCGTCCGCGCGGTCGACTTCGACGCGCTCCGCCAGGAGCTCTCCGACCACATCGTCGAGGGACCGCAGGAGCGCTACCAACTCGACTGGCCCGGCAAGCGCGCCGCCGCGTTCGCCGCCAACGCGCCCATCGCCAAGACCCTCCGCCCCGTACGCGAGGAATCGGTCGACTTCGACACGACGAAGAACCTCTTCATCGAAGGTGACAACCTCGACGCCCTGAAGCTGCTCCAGGAGTCCTACCTCGGCAAGGTCAAACTCATCTACATCGACCCGCCCTACAACACGGGCAGTGACTTCGTGTACGAGGACGACTTCGGCGCGACCACTCACGACTACCTAGTCGGGTCAGGTCAGGTGGGAACGGACGGCACCCGTTTCGTGGCGAACACCGAGGCCAACGGGCGCTTACACTCGGACTGGCTGAGCATGATCCTGCCCAGATTGAAGCTCGCTCGCACGATGCTGGCCCCAGACGGCGTCATCTTCATCTCCATCGATGATCACGAAGTGGGATCTCTACGGAAGGTCGCCGACGAGGTTTTCGGCGAGCGCAACTTTGTCGCTTCCGTCATCTGGCAGAAGCGCACGTCCCCAGAAGCACGCAAGCGATTGGCGGCAGGGCATGAGTACGTCATGGTCTACGCCCGGGACGCCAGCTTGATTGAGAAAGCCCTCTCGCCTCTGCCTCTCGACGACAGCGACCGGGCTGCCTTCTCAAACCCTGACAACGACCCGCGGGGCCCCTGGGTGTCGTCCGACTTCACCGCACCCGGGTATAGGCCGAATCAGATGTACGCCATCACGACCCCGTCGGGGACTGTCGTAAACCCCCCGCCCGGTCGTTGCTGGATGAACCTCGAAGACGAGTACAAAAAGCAGGTCGCTGAAGGTCGATTCTGGTTCGGCCCGGACGGCACGGGGATCCCTCGGCGAAAGACCTACTTGGCGGAGCGCAACGGCAAGTCCGCGTGGACCTGGTGGCCCAACTCGGAAGTTGGTCATACCCAAGAGGGGACACGCGAGGTGCGCGCGCTGTTCGACAGGAACGGTGAGACCTTCTTCGACTTCCCGAAGCCCGTACGCCTGATCGAGCGAGTGGTTCAGCTCGCAACGCGCAAGAACGCGGAGGACATCGTCGTCGACTTCTTTGCGGGGTCGGGTACGACGGCGCATGCGGTGATGCGTGCGAACGCCGCTGACGGGGGAAACAGGCGATTCCTGCTCGTCCAGATTCCTGACGACCTCGATGCCAGCTCGGCAGCGGCAAAGGCGGGATACCACTCCATCGCCGACATCTCTCGGGATCGAGTTCGACGCGCTGGCTCTGTGGTTGCCGACCAGGCGGGGGATGGCGCGACCGCACTGGACGTCGGGTACCGCTCGCTTCGGATCGATACGACCAACATGGCCGAGGTTGACGCTGCGGCGGATGACCTGGCGCAGACCTCGCTCCTGGGAGCGATCGACAGCGTGAAACCGGACCGCACCGACGAGGACCTACTCTTCCAGGTACTCCTCGACTGGGGGCTCGATCTGAGTCTGCCAATCAAGCGAGAGAGAGAGAGAGAGAGAGAGAGAGATCTTCCGCGTCGCGGACGATGCGCTGGTCGCGTGCTTCAGCGAGGAGGTGTCCGCTGA
- a CDS encoding DUF4391 domain-containing protein, which produces MTELIQWPETAKVDRVIPKERLYAEASAGAALKQRFVDEVQRVRWAYKLGEESLRLAPGETVTEIQVFVVDLKGSGLDKSVLASIDKAIPSQIIFELRREDGLWTEQAMTAAYKRAGGKTKGTDYFRTGWISGDQPRVPLPTALDMDGLYTQLLGRLLPHPLWPAEKLSDALDRMGRVRGLNREVAALEKKLRTEPQLNRKIELRRQIKERTTVLDELTAPVPSNKE; this is translated from the coding sequence GTGACTGAGCTGATCCAGTGGCCCGAGACCGCGAAGGTCGACCGGGTCATTCCGAAGGAGCGTCTATACGCCGAGGCCAGCGCGGGCGCCGCTCTCAAGCAGCGCTTCGTGGACGAGGTTCAGCGCGTCCGCTGGGCCTACAAGCTCGGCGAGGAGTCATTGCGCCTCGCACCGGGTGAGACCGTCACGGAGATCCAGGTCTTCGTCGTGGATCTGAAGGGCTCCGGTCTCGACAAATCGGTGCTCGCCTCGATCGATAAGGCGATCCCCAGCCAGATCATCTTCGAGCTGCGCCGCGAGGACGGCCTCTGGACCGAGCAGGCGATGACCGCCGCTTACAAGCGGGCCGGAGGCAAGACCAAAGGCACCGACTACTTCCGCACTGGTTGGATCAGTGGCGACCAGCCGCGTGTCCCGCTCCCCACGGCGCTCGACATGGACGGCCTGTACACCCAACTGCTGGGCCGCCTGCTACCCCACCCCCTCTGGCCGGCGGAGAAACTGTCGGACGCTCTCGACAGGATGGGACGCGTCCGCGGGCTCAACCGCGAGGTCGCCGCCCTGGAGAAGAAGCTGCGCACCGAACCGCAACTGAATCGCAAGATCGAACTCCGCAGGCAGATCAAGGAACGCACCACCGTGCTCGACGAACTGACCGCCCCCGTACCAAGCAACAAGGAATGA